The sequence TTCTTCTAATCGTTTTGCTAAGAGGGGATCGGCGTTAATATAGGGTAACACCGCAAAGCCTTCTTTCACTAATTGTTCGGCGGCTTCTAAGGTTCCAATCGGGTCAGGAAGCAAATATTTACTATCAGGAATGACTTCTAATTTAACAAAATTATTGTCTTCCTGTCCTAATAATTTTGCCATTTCTCGCCCTAATCTGGCTACCCGAATGGCGTCTTCGGCGGTTTGACATCCGGCGGTATTGGGGAGCATCCAAATTTTATTCCAATCAATGGCTTCGGCTAATCCTTCATGTCCGGGGGCTTGGGTTTGGACTCGTCTAACAGCAACGGTGACAATTTCGCAGCCACTCGCTGCAATACTATCCTGCATTTGTTGGAGGTTGCGATATTTCCCGCTTCCCGTCATTAACCGAGATTTAAAGGTTTTTCCCGCAATGGTTAAGGGGGTATCCAGAAGAGATGGGGTTGGTTTTTCTAGGGTTTGCATCAGTGTTAATCTTGAGTTAAAAAGGTTCAATTTTTATTGTAATTGAATTGAGGTAAAAACCGATCAATTATCTCGGATTTTTGAAGATTAACTTCAAAAATACTAATAAATTATTTTTGTTCTTCGATTAAATAGGAACACCAATCACTCCAACTTCCTCCGTACAGTTGAGCGTGATGAATCCCCGCTAATTCTAAGGATAATAAATTAACACAGGCTGTGACTCCTGAACCACAATAAACGATAATTTCTTCAGCCTCTTTAATCTTTTCCCAGCGTTGGGATTGTTCATTTATTTTAACAAATCCGGTGGATTCTGTCACCTCTTGCCAAGGATAATTAACGGCCCCCGGAATACAGCCTGCAATGGGATCAATGGGTTCGGTTTTGCCTAAATAACATTCGGGTTCACGGGAGTCTACAACCACAACTCCGGGTAAATCTTTTCGGGCTTTTACGGTTTCAATATTAACCAACATTTCGGGATGAATTTGCGGTGTAAATTGTCCGAATTGGGCTGATGGAATTTCTGAACTAATCGGATATCCCGAATTTTTCCACTGGCTAAAACCGCCATCTAATAAAACGACTTTTTCATGTCCATAATAACGTAGCAACCACCACAACCGCGAAGCAAAAGCGAATCGAGAATCATCATAGGCGACAACTAGAGTTTGTTGAGATGTTATCCCAATTTCTGATAATTTTGCCGCCAGTTTTTCCGGGTTGGGTAGGGGGTGACGTCCGCCGTGTTTTTGAATGGGACTGGATAAATCTTGGTCTAAATCTAAATAAAATGCGCCGGGAATATGACTGTCTTGATATTGTTGTTGTCCGAGTTTGGGATTAGCTAAGGAAAATCGACAATCTACAATTACAATATTGGAATCTTCGAGATGGTTTGCTAACCAGTCTGGGGAAACAATTAATTGGGGTTCTGTCATGGCAATATTGATAATAATGTGATTTAAAGGTTTATGGGAAGCCCTGAAGGGCTTACTACTTAATCAGGAGAATTTATTTTATCATTATCATATCGTATTCTTAAATAGAATGAGTTTAATCTTTTTTACAGAAATCAGGAAAAACGTTATGATTGCTAATTCTCAACCCTATATGGCGCGTGAAGATTATCTCGAAGCTGAAAAGAACAGTCTGATTAAGCATGAATATATTCAAGGGGAAATTTATGCGATGGTGGGGGCGAGTGATGCCCATGTTACCATTGCAGGTAATCTTTTTGCCTTGTTGAGAAATTACTTAAGAGGAAAAGGCTGTCGGGTTTATATGGCGGATATGAAAGCTGATATTGAAATTTTAGATATCTATTATTATCCTGATGTGATTGTTACTTGTGATCCTAGAGATAGGGAATTTCAATATTTTAAACGATATCCTAAATTAATTGTTGAGGTGATTTTCCCTGAAACAGAAGGATTTGATCGCGGTAAAAAATTTGAAGATTATCGACATTTGGACACTTTGGAAGAATATGTTTTAATAGCTCAAGATCGGATTAGTGTAGAGTGTTTTAGAAAAAATTCTGAGGGCTTATGGGTTTTATATCCTTATAGTTCAGGACAAGAAATTTATTTAGAAAGTCTGGATTTTCGCTGTTCAATTACTGATATTTATGAAGAGGTTGAATTTCAAGTTACAACTGAATCGGATAGAAACTGGGTTTCTTTATGAGTTGATTATTATAAATAATTAGATGGTGCGTGCGCTGCGCTTACACACCCTACAGAGGAGGAAAGATGATAGAAAATCAAGGATTAATACCCCAATTAACGGCTGATGGTTCGTTTACGTTTTTCTCCTCGGAATTTGGAGAATTATTTCATAGTCATTTTGGAGCCAAACAGGAAGCAGAACAAAAGTTTGTAGTCCCCTTACAGTTAAGAAAAAAAGCCGAAACATCTCCCTTATTTTTACTTGATATTTGTTACGGGTTGGGTTATAATACAGCAGCAGCATTAACCGCTATTTGGGACGCTAATC comes from Planktothrix sp. FACHB-1365 and encodes:
- a CDS encoding thiazole synthase, giving the protein MQTLEKPTPSLLDTPLTIAGKTFKSRLMTGSGKYRNLQQMQDSIAASGCEIVTVAVRRVQTQAPGHEGLAEAIDWNKIWMLPNTAGCQTAEDAIRVARLGREMAKLLGQEDNNFVKLEVIPDSKYLLPDPIGTLEAAEQLVKEGFAVLPYINADPLLAKRLEEAGCATVMPLGSPIGSGQGIRNAANIAIIIDNAKIPVVVDAGIGAPSEATLAMEMGADALLINSAIALAQNPIVMAKAMGMATEAGRLAYLAGRIPVKTYAEASSPLTGTITR
- a CDS encoding sulfurtransferase, with amino-acid sequence MTEPQLIVSPDWLANHLEDSNIVIVDCRFSLANPKLGQQQYQDSHIPGAFYLDLDQDLSSPIQKHGGRHPLPNPEKLAAKLSEIGITSQQTLVVAYDDSRFAFASRLWWLLRYYGHEKVVLLDGGFSQWKNSGYPISSEIPSAQFGQFTPQIHPEMLVNIETVKARKDLPGVVVVDSREPECYLGKTEPIDPIAGCIPGAVNYPWQEVTESTGFVKINEQSQRWEKIKEAEEIIVYCGSGVTACVNLLSLELAGIHHAQLYGGSWSDWCSYLIEEQK
- a CDS encoding Uma2 family endonuclease, yielding MIANSQPYMAREDYLEAEKNSLIKHEYIQGEIYAMVGASDAHVTIAGNLFALLRNYLRGKGCRVYMADMKADIEILDIYYYPDVIVTCDPRDREFQYFKRYPKLIVEVIFPETEGFDRGKKFEDYRHLDTLEEYVLIAQDRISVECFRKNSEGLWVLYPYSSGQEIYLESLDFRCSITDIYEEVEFQVTTESDRNWVSL